CCACAGCGACAAGAACAGGCGAACCTAATGTTGTGCCGGTTGGTGCGGTGTTCCTAATGGATGCAGAAACGATATGGATAGGCAATCAGTTCATGAAAACGACTATTGCGAATTTGAAGGAGAATCCTAGAGCGGCCCTCACTGTTTGGACACCAGGTGTTAAAGGATGCTATAAACTAAAGGGGAATATCAGTATATTGGATTCAGGCGAGGATTACGAGAAGATGAAGGGCATGGTGAGCGCCAAGCGTGCGGATCTTTTCTGTAAATCACTGCTAGTTTTCCGCATAACTGAGGTCTATCAATGCGCTTCAGGCCCAGATGCTGGGAAGCGTTTACTCTGAAGTTGCTCATAATGCAAGGTCAGGCAAATAATAATCGGGCTGCGGAGGCATCGGTTCTTCGCGAGCAATATATACTGGGGAGTGGGCTCCCTCGAAGCGAGGATTAAAGGCGTTTCCCATATTGCTAAATGTAAATTTTTCCACTTTTCATTGGTATTAAGATCTACAGCTCTCTTATAATCTGAATCTATGGATAAGAGGCTCGGCTCAAAGAGATTCTAGACCATGGCAAGTGCAAATTCTACGCGATTGTTTGTCGCGCCTGGAGCCTCTTATCTCATGCTTCCTTCTAAGCTGCCATTTTTCCACTTTAACACAGAAGGAGAGGAAATTGGCTCTGGATCGACTGAGCTTCCGGGTTCAGACAAATACCTATCACAAAATTAGATCAGATATAAATATCTGACAAGACTCGACAAATAGGAATAGGGACTAAGCCTATATCATAATAATTGGGCGAGGTCAATGGAGTTTTTAGCAGTGGCAGGAATTGTACTCGCGCTAGCTTTTACCTTTACCAATGGTTTTCAAGATGCTAGCTCAGTCGCCGCTACCTTTATCGCATCCCGTTCCGCCAAGCCTCGTCAGGGGATAATCTTGGTGGCTTCGATGGATTTTCTGGGGGCGATGCTGGGCGGCAGCGCTGTAGCTTTCACCTTAGCAGGCCTCCTGCTCATAGAGCCAGGAGAGCAAGCGCTTCTTCTTCTTTTAACAGCTCTTATCGCTTCAACGGCTTGGAATCTGATGACTTATTTTTTCTCACTGCCCTCCTCCTCCACTCATGCCATCATTGGTGGATTGATCGGAGCTGCAGTAGCCGCGAAGGGCATGGGATCTGTCCTTTGGGGTTGGGAGGAGTTATTTACCCCCAATCACCAGCTAATTGGTCTTGTAAGAATCCTTTCTTTCCTCTTCATATCGATCATAATAGGCTTAATGGGAGGATATCTAGCACATAAAATAGCTGCATTATCGCTAAGGAACGCTAAAACTGAAGTCAACCGCAAAATCATCAAGGCCAATTGGGTAGTGGCGGCAGGGATGGCGTTCTTTAACGGCGCCAATGATGCGCAAAAGCAATTGGGCGTAATCGCTCTGATAATGTTCAGCGCGGGAATGACTTCCGCACTTGAAGTCGAGCTCTGGGCCAGGATCGCATGCGCATCTTTGCTTGGCTTAGGCACTTTGATGGGAGGTTGGCGTGTCATGCGTACTTTGGGGAGCAGGATATTCCTCGTTAGGCCTATTCATTCATTAGAATCCCAGGCGGCTTCCGCCGCTTCTATCGCTTTCTCCACTCTTTATGGAGCCCCTATCTCCTCTACTCATGTAATCTCCTCTTCCATAATGGGCGTGGGGGCGGCAGAAAACCCGACGAAGGTACGGTGGTCCGTTGGCAAAGAAATCGTCATTTCATGGGTCCTGACCATTCCAGTGACCATGACCATATCCGCCTGCCTCTATCTTTTATTGATTTCATTGGTATTCGTAGGAGGGAGATAGACTTGGTAGTTTCTAATGGTAAGAGAAAAAGAAAGAGCATAATAGAATCGATTTTTCCTAGGGAGTACGATTTTGAGGATATGCTCGTCACCCAGGCACAACTCACCGCCAAAGGAGTCCGTTCCTTGATGGAGTGGCTGGGGAACGAACAGATCATAGCACCGACGGAACTAGACCGACAAGAACAGGAATTAGATAAATTCCGCCACGATATGGAAGACAAGCTCAGCCAAGCCTTCTCCACTCCGTTCGACCGCCAGGAAATATATGGCCTCTCCAGGCAGATGGATTATATAATGAATTACTCAGTAGAGACGGCAAAGGAGATTTTTGCCTTCGGAGTAGAACCAGACTATCACATGAAAATGATGGTTCAAAGTCTTCTCAAGGGAACGGAGGAAGTGGTAGAAGGAGTGCGCATGTTATCATCAAAAGAGGGTGATTTCGAGGGTAAGGTGCGAAGGATCCGTGGCTTCCTTCACGAGATTGAAGCGACATACATTACAGCAATGGTTGAATTATTCAAATTGAATGACCCATCACTCATGCTGAAGCGGCTCGAGATATATCACCATCTTCGCGATGCAGGTAGAGCCCTACGAGCGACTGTCGACGTCCTTCACCGCATGAAGGTTGATATAATCTGATTCATAATATGGCATCAAAGTAAATGGAGCAAAAAAACGTTCCCTATCTCCAATCTCCTTCCCCCTTCTTTGGTTGCAAATAAAATAATGGCACTCAATGATGCGGTGCAGTCCGTTCACCTCCAATCATTCGGTTTATTCATTGAAGTAATTCAGGCGAGTTCAAGGAGCACTTGAGCCAATTATTTATCTAATTTCTGGAATAATGATTTTAGCTCTAAGGAGCGAGGTTGATTCTCACCTTTTCGAAATCAATTTATCAGCGAATTCCTCAAGCTTTGATTCCCAACCTTCTTCCATAGGCCCCTTCATTCCCCGTACGAAGAGAGACAGTTCAGCCAATTTCTCGCCTTTCCTTCCGAGCATTTCATCCATAATTTGGATATTCCTCCGGTATTTAGCCAACTCCTCCTCGGTTGGGATTTTTCCTGTCTTTTTATCTGGCTGAGGAGCTAAATAAGTAGCCACCACTGCATATTTTGTATTGGGGGGCAGCACAACCTTTTTGGCGAAACGCCTCATAGTAGCAATCGGTCTACCTATGCGGGTAGGAGAACTAAAGACATAAACATCCGCTTGGGGAACGCTTTTAGGCTTTACCTCTTTCAAGTGATGGATTCCCACCATCGCGCCTCGGGCCATTAGGATTTCAGCCAGTTTAGTCATGGCCTTCTTGCCATTGCCCGATTTGGACTCATAATATATTTCGATTCTCATTTTGATCCACTAATGTATGCTCAAGTCTCATTCAAAATGATTATCCCTTATCTCTACAGGTTCTATCGATGTAGTAAACCGATGATGTTATTTGCTGCAACCCCTAATGCATAAATGGTGAGGGTTCTATGGTAAGATGCAGCAAATGTGGCGCGGAGAACCAAATGGAAGGTGCTTACTGCAGCAACTGCAGTATACCCGTGAAGAAGGGGCAACGTGAGTCATTTAGAGAAGTTCTAATTGCTAGACAATGGCTCATCGTGGCATTTACAATCAGTGTATTGCTAATAGGCTTAGGTATGGCGCTGGCCCTGTTCGGGGCAGAAATGGGAATGCCGAGAAGCCAAGGCCTCGGTTTTGGTCTAACGCTAATAGGAATAATCGTATTGGTCGGAAGCGTGATTCTATTTGGGTGGATTAAGTATCATTGATGTTGAATGAAATCTTACATCACGACTCATTTCCCTGATAACCTATATTAAGGAAGAAGACAGAACCCACAACGTGGACGAGATAGATGTAGCTATATGCCGGGCCTTCATGCAAAATTCGCGCCTATCCTTCTCCAAATTGGGAGAGGAGCTGGATATGTCTGCCCAAGCCATTCATCGAAGGGTCCAAGCTCTGATGGCTTCTGGAATAATCCAAGGGACCGTGACCCGTTTAACCCCAAAAGCCATGGGCTCCTCATGGTTGCTGATCAAAGGTTGGTCCAAGCTGCCCATTATGGATGAGATGGCCGCAAAGCTGGCACGGAGCGAACATTTGGCGTTGATACAAGTAGCTAGCGGCAATATGATGTACGTTCATGGTATGGTAGGTAACAGTATAGAGATGTCCAATTTCGTATCTTTTGTCATTCAAGAGGCGCAAATGCATGATGTCGAGGTAGGAATCGTACCAACTCCTCCGAATATTGAAAAGAAACCCTTATCACCCTTGGACCTGAGGATCGTCAACTGCTTGAGAAAGGATGCACGTAGGTCGATATCAGAGATTGCTAGTGAAGTCGACGTCACCCCTAAGACGGTAAAGAGAAGATTGGATTATCTTGTCCTAGAAGGACTGGTGAATTTTTCCATCCTTTGGAGACCTGATTTATTGGGGGATACTATGACGTATATCCACCTTCTCCTCAGATCGGATGTTGATAGGGAAAGGGCGATGGTTCTACTAGTGAGGAAGTACTCTCGCGGGATAATCAGAAGCTACGCATTCAGCAATGCACCGGATCGCATCCTTTTACTTTATTGGACGAACAATGTGCGAGAGATGGCAGAAACATGCAGGGAATTGGAAAGAGAGGGGCTATTCGTCTCCGTGGTCCCTCACATCCTTCGAGGGATTTATTACTTCGAGGAAAAACAGGCGGCAAGATTGCAGACAATGCTAGCTAGAAGTATTAAGACAAAGCGATCTATGGCTTAAGTTTTCTATTCCGATTCATCAAACCCTAGCTTGATGTTCCCGTCATATCCGCCTCTTATAAAAGCCATTTTTTATCGAGTATTCTTGACGAGAGATTATGAAAGGCTTCTCCTTAAGATTAGAACATGAGCTCAAACAATAATGGCTGCAATAGTAGGCCACAACAGAATTCATCGGGTTCCCATCTCGGGAAAAGGAGAAGATTAGGTGTTACTATAGTATGTTTATTAGCGGTATTTCAAAGTGCTATGCGTTTTGCCATACCAGCCATGATAATCGCCGGCGGAGGGCCAACTTTTGAAAGACCTCAGAGCCAAGAGATTAGCGATTTTATTCTGGTCATGTTTTTACTCATAGGCGCAATCGGGCTGTTGACTTCTTATGGTCTCTGGAAAGGAGAGACATGGGGATATTTTGGTACTATAATTCTCAGCCTTGCCATCATGGTATTTGACCTGTGGGCCGTGTTTTCAATTCAGTCCAGCGCTGCTATGGGTCTGGTGCTGCCAATGATTTTCATCATCTACTTGTGGACGATCAGGAAGGATTTTTCCAAAGGTGATAGGCAATGAAAGCTCTCATTGCCTACGGGACAAAATACGGTTCAACCGCGAGAGTGGCTGAGGAGATGGGTAGGGTTCTGGCAGAGAAAGGAGCAGAGATCACGCTCATGGATCTGCGTAGGTCAGACCATCATGCAATGGAGGATTTCGACCTAATTGTGGTGGGAAGCTGCATCAACATGCATAATTGGACGAAGAGGGCGCGCCGTTTCTTGATGGAAAATAGTACAGCCCTCTCTAAGCGCAATTTAGCCATGTTCGCATGTTGCATCGATATCGTCCTATTCCCATCTAAAAAAGAACAACTAGAGAAGGAGTATGTCAAGGATGTGGCAGCGGAGTTTGGTATAGATAAAGTCATGAGCATGAGGCTTTTTGGTGGAGAGGTTGACCTATCTAGGTACGGTTTTTTTGATGCAACATTGGCGAAAAGTTATATAAGGAACGAGAAAAACGAGGTCAGGCTTCAAGAATCAAAGGATCGACTGAACTTTCAGGATTGGAAAGAAATAAGAGATTGGGCTGCATCTCTTGCTATGATGATCCTAAGATAGTGGGGTTTCGATATCATTTTTCTGGAGGTAATTTAGGGCTATTCCAGTATTCCTCTGTGCTTAGAAATTCAAAGTCATGTCTTATGCATATTAAAATTATATTTTTAATCTATTTATTCAAATCATTATCAGGATTCCGCTAAATCATGGCTTTTCTATGGCCTTTTAAAAGTCAGTTTAGGTCGACGGACGATGAGAAATCATCAAAGCAGTCTTATTGAGCCTCCGTAGGCGTACCCTTTGGGAGGAGGAGTCCTGGGGCCCTTACGATTCAGCTCAATTTTATAGCCGAAGTGAAGACCAGCAAGCCATAAGTGGCAAAGAGCTATACCTAAATCGATCTCATTAAGCTCTTTCATCACCAATGAAGTGCTCACATACGCATCGATTATATCTTCAGATCCCGTGAAAAACCAAGGCTGCTTGTTCATACCTGATGGAGCCAGCCTCGCCGCCTCCAATAATGTCTCCTTTCCTTGTATATCGGTTATCTTGGTCAATGGATAGCGCTTGAATTCACTAAGGCTCATGCGATGCAAAGGCTCTTCAGGCTTTCCCAATGCCAACATGATTATGAATGACTTTCCCGAGATCTCTCGCAACTCTCGAGGAGGCTTCGGGCTCCCTTGCCAGCAGGAACCAATTCCGTGGGACGATAAGTAAAGATCCATTTGTTGCAGCATGAATCCTGCATTAGGAAGGTAACCATCCTTTTGTTCTGAATATATTGCGAGATAATGAGGCGCTGGTACTTTGAACATGCCTCTGATCTCATCTGGGGGCACCAGCTTGAATTCAGTTTTGATCTCGGGTAAAAATGGGAAGATCTCTTTACTCTTATCCATGACGTCTATTAAGTTTTCTTCTTTCAAAGGTTCTTTTAAAAATTTTCTAATGGATTTTCTTTTAAAAATGGTATTATAAAGAAGCTCATGATCAATCATTTTTTCCACCACTCAAGGTTAATATTACTTAAGCTGTCTAATCATAATAGGACTTATCACGATATATATTGATTCACAAATCTCAATTGCTTGGGCACGGCAAAAAAGAATATCTACTTGGCAGAAGATGAAATCTTGATTTTAAAAATGAAGTGTAAGGAGAGGAAATAATAGCGATGGGTTTAAGGAGAAGAACGCACGAAATTCTGGAATATACTAAAGAAGGGGACAGAACAGCATTTCTTTTCACCCTCCTGATTGCTTTATTGATAATCTTCAGTGTAGCTAGTGTTATTTTAGAATCGGTCTCTTCAATTCAGGAAAGATACTCGGCGCTTTTCTCTGTGGGTGAGGTCGTCACCGTATTGGTTTTCACGGTGGAATATGCTCTGAGAATCTGGTCATGCACTGAGGACCCTCGTTATTCTAGACCTGTGAGGGGGAGACTCAGATGGGCATTGACATTCTTCGCTTTGGTAGACTTAGCCGCGTTCTTACCTTTCTACATTCCATTCCTAATGACTTTCGATGCCCGTTTTATACGCGTGTTGAGGCTGTTGCGCATATTGCGGATTTTGAAGGTGGGAAGATATTCCAGCTCCATTCATCTATTAGCCAGAGTACTCCGCAGACAGGCTGAGGCGCTGGCGGTAACCTTATTTGGGGTCATAATTCTCATAATAATCGCCTCCTCCTTGATGTGGAACGTGGAATACGAAGCTCAGCCACAGACCTTCTCAAGCATTCCAGAGGCGATGTGGTGGGCCGTGGCAACCATTACCACGGTAGGTTATGGGGATGTCGTGCCCATCACCCCCTTAGGCAAGATATTGGCAGGCTTCATAGCCATACTGGGAGTGCTTAGCATAGCCTTGCCAGCAGGCATTATCGTCAGTGGGTTTATGGATGAAAGGAAAGAGGAGATGGCCCGTTGCGATGAATCGCTTAAACAAGTGGCCTTTAGACTGGAGCTTTTAGAGCGTCTCGATAGATTGAAAGATAAGGGCACTTTAACTTTAGAAGAATTCGAAAGGGAGAAACAAAGAATCTTGTGCTCAGGAAATGACAGCTCCGAAATAAGGAGGGAATGAAGTTCATAATCTTTGGGGAGTGGGCCCGGCCGGATTTGAACCGACGACCACCCGGTTATGAGCCGGGCGCTCTGGCCAGACTAAGCTACGGACCCATTTTCAGTCCACCCTTAATTCCAGTTAGGATATAAACATTATCAGGGCGTAAACGTTTTCCAATATTGCCCTTATTAGAAAAGCGAGGACTTAATTACGCGTTTATCAATTTCACGGCGTGCAATCCTCAAGTGGAGTCCTGGGCGTCATTGGATGTCCTATTTTAGAAGATGAACTGATATATGCGATATCACAAGATCCTGACATTTCGAGGTTGTACGTCGTCATTTGCGATGACTCCCGTAACTTCTTACGTAAGCTAGGATTAATTCAGAATTGCCCGCCCGTGGAAATAATCGACATGCAGGGGATTGCAGAGGTAGTGAAAGGTCAAGGTCTTCGGCTGCTAATCATCATGAAGTCCATGGCCTTGCATGAAGATCCCCAAAGGCTACGGCAAGAGGTGTTATCGACATTATCTCAGATATCCCCTTATTGCAACTCGGTTCTCCTATTCTATGGACTCTGTGGCAATGCCTTCCGTATCCATCCTTCGGAGGATTGTAGGGAGATTAAAAGTGTGCACATCTTGTGCGATAGACAAGGAAGGACGGTGGACGATTGTATTGCCGCCGTCCTGGGCGGTACGGATGGATATTACAATCTGCTACGAAAATTTCCTGGTGTTTTTTATTTGACTCCTGCCTGGGCGGAAAACTGGAAAGAGATGATTACGAAGATGGAAATCACCAGAGGGGTGGAAGGTCAAAGCCTCGAAACCCTTAAATGGCTCTTCGATTTGGCGGGATATCGGAAAGCCTTGAAATTGGACACTGGGCTAGGAGACAGAGCAATTTTTGAGGAGAAAGTGGATGAATTCGTGAACACCTTCGGATTCGAGAAGCTTTGTTCAGAGAGAGAGCTGATTACGTTGGAAGTGATTGACAGCTCATTCAGCAAAGCGAAGGCCGATGCTTTAGGTACCAAACCTAAATGATCATCATCTCTGCCTCGGGACTAGAGCCCGTTCGATTGATCTCTGTTCCGTAGCCGACATCATAATCACGCAGCATTCGAAGTATCTACTCCAGTCATTTTTCAGGTGCCTTAATCCTATTCGACCAACCAGTGGAGAGAGGTTTATCATGGAGTATTTTTTTATCTGAAATTAGGATTATGAACAAAGTTTTTCCCTTGTTTTGAAAAATGAAATAGTAAATGAGCGGAGAAAAGATATTGCCAGACTTTTGCAATTTATCCAACGTCTGGCAAGAAAATTAGGCTTAGAAGAGAATCTACGCCATTCTCTTGCCCGCTTCATAACTAGCGCTTTGATTCCAGACCTCAACTGGTTCGAGAGTCCATACGCCATGAGCTTTCAGGCCGATGGACTTCAACACCTCATTCATTTTGTCGAAAAGCGGGCCGGAGGTGATGTAATCCTTCACTTTGGCATGCACCTGATAAGATTTCATTTCCTGAGTCACTAGCACGCTCACGAGCTTGCCGCCCATCTTAGCGGCTTCTAGGTTCTTGCCGGTCTCCTTCATCAGGATTGCGCCAAAAGCTATCATTTCTGGGTTAGGTGCCATAGCACTCCCAACTTGTATGATGTGTGGCGTGCCGTCCTCTCGCACTGTGGCCAGGGTCTTTCCTGCTTTGGGGTTGTTGAATGCTTGAAACACCTCATCGGGCAGTTTTACCATAATGAGTCACCGAATCACTTAAGAGGACTACACAATACATAAATATTCTCAATGTATAATTTTCTATACAAATGGTTGATTGCAAATGGAAGAAGAAGCTCTGCTCCTCGAGCTGAAAGCTCTGCGCAATGAACTTAATCATCTTAACGAAAAAATGGTGCATATGCGCTATCACGACTTCCAAAGCGTTTT
This region of Methanomassiliicoccales archaeon genomic DNA includes:
- a CDS encoding pyridoxamine 5'-phosphate oxidase family protein is translated as MVKLPDEVFQAFNNPKAGKTLATVREDGTPHIIQVGSAMAPNPEMIAFGAILMKETGKNLEAAKMGGKLVSVLVTQEMKSYQVHAKVKDYITSGPLFDKMNEVLKSIGLKAHGVWTLEPVEVWNQSASYEAGKRMA
- a CDS encoding nitroreductase family protein gives rise to the protein MIDHELLYNTIFKRKSIRKFLKEPLKEENLIDVMDKSKEIFPFLPEIKTEFKLVPPDEIRGMFKVPAPHYLAIYSEQKDGYLPNAGFMLQQMDLYLSSHGIGSCWQGSPKPPRELREISGKSFIIMLALGKPEEPLHRMSLSEFKRYPLTKITDIQGKETLLEAARLAPSGMNKQPWFFTGSEDIIDAYVSTSLVMKELNEIDLGIALCHLWLAGLHFGYKIELNRKGPRTPPPKGYAYGGSIRLL
- a CDS encoding flavodoxin domain-containing protein, with the translated sequence MKALIAYGTKYGSTARVAEEMGRVLAEKGAEITLMDLRRSDHHAMEDFDLIVVGSCINMHNWTKRARRFLMENSTALSKRNLAMFACCIDIVLFPSKKEQLEKEYVKDVAAEFGIDKVMSMRLFGGEVDLSRYGFFDATLAKSYIRNEKNEVRLQESKDRLNFQDWKEIRDWAASLAMMILR
- a CDS encoding pyridoxamine 5'-phosphate oxidase family protein codes for the protein MAQLTQEMMDFIKSSKAFALATATRTGEPNVVPVGAVFLMDAETIWIGNQFMKTTIANLKENPRAALTVWTPGVKGCYKLKGNISILDSGEDYEKMKGMVSAKRADLFCKSLLVFRITEVYQCASGPDAGKRLL
- a CDS encoding ion transporter — its product is MGLRRRTHEILEYTKEGDRTAFLFTLLIALLIIFSVASVILESVSSIQERYSALFSVGEVVTVLVFTVEYALRIWSCTEDPRYSRPVRGRLRWALTFFALVDLAAFLPFYIPFLMTFDARFIRVLRLLRILRILKVGRYSSSIHLLARVLRRQAEALAVTLFGVIILIIIASSLMWNVEYEAQPQTFSSIPEAMWWAVATITTVGYGDVVPITPLGKILAGFIAILGVLSIALPAGIIVSGFMDERKEEMARCDESLKQVAFRLELLERLDRLKDKGTLTLEEFEREKQRILCSGNDSSEIRRE
- a CDS encoding DUF1638 domain-containing protein; the protein is MQSSSGVLGVIGCPILEDELIYAISQDPDISRLYVVICDDSRNFLRKLGLIQNCPPVEIIDMQGIAEVVKGQGLRLLIIMKSMALHEDPQRLRQEVLSTLSQISPYCNSVLLFYGLCGNAFRIHPSEDCREIKSVHILCDRQGRTVDDCIAAVLGGTDGYYNLLRKFPGVFYLTPAWAENWKEMITKMEITRGVEGQSLETLKWLFDLAGYRKALKLDTGLGDRAIFEEKVDEFVNTFGFEKLCSERELITLEVIDSSFSKAKADALGTKPK
- a CDS encoding inorganic phosphate transporter; the protein is MEFLAVAGIVLALAFTFTNGFQDASSVAATFIASRSAKPRQGIILVASMDFLGAMLGGSAVAFTLAGLLLIEPGEQALLLLLTALIASTAWNLMTYFFSLPSSSTHAIIGGLIGAAVAAKGMGSVLWGWEELFTPNHQLIGLVRILSFLFISIIIGLMGGYLAHKIAALSLRNAKTEVNRKIIKANWVVAAGMAFFNGANDAQKQLGVIALIMFSAGMTSALEVELWARIACASLLGLGTLMGGWRVMRTLGSRIFLVRPIHSLESQAASAASIAFSTLYGAPISSTHVISSSIMGVGAAENPTKVRWSVGKEIVISWVLTIPVTMTISACLYLLLISLVFVGGR
- a CDS encoding AsnC family transcriptional regulator; the encoded protein is MDEIDVAICRAFMQNSRLSFSKLGEELDMSAQAIHRRVQALMASGIIQGTVTRLTPKAMGSSWLLIKGWSKLPIMDEMAAKLARSEHLALIQVASGNMMYVHGMVGNSIEMSNFVSFVIQEAQMHDVEVGIVPTPPNIEKKPLSPLDLRIVNCLRKDARRSISEIASEVDVTPKTVKRRLDYLVLEGLVNFSILWRPDLLGDTMTYIHLLLRSDVDRERAMVLLVRKYSRGIIRSYAFSNAPDRILLLYWTNNVREMAETCRELEREGLFVSVVPHILRGIYYFEEKQAARLQTMLARSIKTKRSMA
- a CDS encoding DUF47 family protein, translating into MVVSNGKRKRKSIIESIFPREYDFEDMLVTQAQLTAKGVRSLMEWLGNEQIIAPTELDRQEQELDKFRHDMEDKLSQAFSTPFDRQEIYGLSRQMDYIMNYSVETAKEIFAFGVEPDYHMKMMVQSLLKGTEEVVEGVRMLSSKEGDFEGKVRRIRGFLHEIEATYITAMVELFKLNDPSLMLKRLEIYHHLRDAGRALRATVDVLHRMKVDII